One part of the Paroedura picta isolate Pp20150507F chromosome 5, Ppicta_v3.0, whole genome shotgun sequence genome encodes these proteins:
- the LOC143839173 gene encoding acrosin-like, whose product MSSGGRGRRRWEAAPADPKSMWRLLLQVLTLVTIRPTRAIENNCNVICGQRPLAPSHGQSTRKVGDTDTLPGTWPWMVSIRRPSGSSYQHTCGASLISGRWILTAAHCFNQKGSLVNWELTFGVTELSHPGPDAQVRFPKRLVEHEDYEPEKQLNDVALVELDEPVQCNDYVQPACLPDNTMDVSAMTRCFISGWGYTHEKARNPSDVLQEAMVNLIPLSQCNDTLWYDGHIRPNNLCAGYEEGGTDACQGDSGGPLMCREERSERFWVVGITSWGAGCARAKRPGVYTSTLNFHDWIQGYIKGDNEAHSTPPPQPTLLPEPEAEATPQTQPTFTAKRQPPLLEPHSAPPRLPQPEPLAQPEASPPEETPPEPSPTPEPTTPEPTTTTTTTTTTTTTTTTTTTTPVEEITQYYYWTQPRRTRRTRPMIVSSVYYISGGAQNWRRPGSRAKAPP is encoded by the exons CGTCATCTGCGGACAAcgtcccctggcccccagccacgGCCAGTCCACGCGGAAGGTGGGTGACACAGACACCTTGCCGGGAACGTGGCCCTGGATGGTCAGCATCCGAAGACCTTCTGGGTCCAGCTACCAGCACACGTGTGGGGCCTCCCTCATCAGTGGCAGATGGATCCTCACGGCAGCCCACTGCTTTAACCAAAAAGG GTCCCTAGTGAACTGGGAGCTGACCTTTGGCGTCACGGAGCTCTCCCACCCTGGCCCCGATGCCCAGGTGCGCTTCCCCAAGAGGCTGGTGGAGCACGAGGACTACGAGCCAGAAAAGCAACTCAACGACGTTGCGCTGGTGGAGCTGGATGAGCCTGTCCAGTGCAACGACTACGTCCAGCCCGCCTGCCTGCCGGACAACACCATGGACGTGTCTGCAATGACCCGCTGCTTCATCAGCGGCTGGGGCTACACCCACGAGAAAG CCAGGAATCCGTCGGACGTCTTGCAGGAGGCCATGGTGAACCTCATCCCCCTGTCACAATGCAACGACACCCTGTGGTACGACGGCCACATCCGACCCAACAACCTGTGTGCAGGCTACGAGGAGGGCGGCACGGATGCTTGCCAG gGAGACAGCGGCGGCCCCCTCATGTGCCGGGAGGAGCGGTCGGAGCGCTTCTGGGTAGTGGGCATCACCAGCTGGGGGGCCGGCTGTGCCAGAGCCAAGAGACCGGGGGTCTACACCTCCACGCTGAACTTCCACGACTGGATCCAGGGCTACATCAAGGGAGACAATGAGGCCCACAGCACGCCTCCCCCACAGCCCACCCTCCTGCCCGAGCCTGAGGCAGAGGCGACACCCCAGACGCAACCGACGTTCACGGCCAAGCGGCAGCCACCTCTCCTGGAGCCACACTCCGCACCACCTCGACTGCCCCAGCCCGAACCTCTGGCGCAGCCGGAGGCCTCCCCACCCGAGGAGACACCCCCGGAACCGTCTCCCACCCCGGAGCCCACCACCCCGGAACCCACCACGACCACCACGACCACGACCACGACCACGACCACCACGACCACGACCACCACCACGCCAGTGGAAGAAATCACCCAGTACTACTATTGGACCCAGCCACGCCGCACACGGCGCACGCGACCCATGATTGTCTCCTCGGTCTATTATATCAGCGGCGGGGCTCAGAACTGGAGGAGGCCCGGCTCCCGAGCAAAGGCCCCGCCCTGA